Proteins from a single region of Flavobacterium sp. K5-23:
- a CDS encoding N-acetylneuraminate synthase family protein: protein MNPYIEIAGRKIGQDFSPLVIAEIGINHEGSLVIAKEMVDAAHRAGVEVVKHQTHIVEDEMCGAAKKVIPGNADVSIYEIMDRCSLNETDELELKNYVESKGMLFISTPFSRAAADRLEKFEVPAYKIGSGECNNYPLLEHIASFGKPVILSTGMNTIESITKAVAIFDKYNVPVALLHTTNLYPTPIHLVRFGAMMEMHNAFPDAVFGLSDHTINNNACLGAVALGASVLERHFTDHMQRTGPDIVCSMDEKTTKDLIINSKEIWQMRGGLKEPAHEEQVTIDFAFATVCTIQPIAKGEILTKENIWVKRPGTGKILAAHFNDLIGKVATRDIENDEQLDFLDFE from the coding sequence ATGAACCCATATATAGAAATCGCAGGAAGAAAAATCGGGCAAGATTTTTCGCCATTAGTCATTGCCGAAATTGGTATTAATCATGAAGGCTCTTTGGTCATAGCCAAAGAAATGGTAGATGCCGCTCACAGAGCAGGCGTTGAGGTAGTCAAACACCAAACCCATATTGTCGAAGACGAAATGTGTGGTGCTGCCAAAAAAGTAATTCCTGGAAATGCTGATGTTTCTATTTACGAAATTATGGATCGCTGTTCTTTGAACGAAACAGATGAACTGGAATTGAAGAATTATGTTGAAAGTAAAGGAATGCTATTTATTTCGACTCCTTTTTCCAGAGCGGCTGCGGATAGGCTTGAGAAATTTGAAGTCCCTGCTTATAAAATTGGTTCGGGGGAATGTAATAATTATCCGTTGCTAGAACACATTGCTTCTTTTGGGAAACCGGTTATTTTAAGTACTGGAATGAATACTATAGAAAGTATTACCAAAGCCGTTGCCATTTTCGATAAATACAATGTTCCTGTGGCACTCTTGCATACCACAAATTTATATCCTACCCCTATTCATTTAGTTCGTTTTGGCGCTATGATGGAGATGCACAATGCATTTCCTGATGCTGTTTTTGGATTGTCAGATCATACCATAAATAATAATGCTTGTTTGGGCGCTGTAGCTTTGGGTGCTTCTGTTTTAGAACGTCATTTTACCGATCACATGCAACGCACAGGTCCAGATATTGTGTGTAGTATGGACGAGAAAACAACAAAGGATTTAATAATAAACTCTAAGGAGATTTGGCAAATGCGCGGTGGATTAAAGGAACCTGCCCATGAGGAACAGGTGACTATTGATTTTGCTTTTGCAACCGTTTGTACCATTCAACCTATTGCAAAAGGAGAAATACTTACCAAAGAAAATATTTGGGTGAAACGTCCGGGAACTGGGAAGATTTTGGCGGCGCATTTTAACGATCTTATAGGGAAAGTTGCTACTAGAGATATTGAAAATGATGAACAATTAGATTTTTTAGATTTTGAGTAA
- a CDS encoding bifunctional 2-polyprenyl-6-hydroxyphenol methylase/3-demethylubiquinol 3-O-methyltransferase UbiG has protein sequence MNKYIVCKVCKSEVILINETYNLGQCKNCQLIFCLTIYSQKEFVTIYDELYNDEDAVYSNHSVLEYEMLLKNKKIKVGHHRSRLLKKHVLNGICESVLEIGSGIGLIGSYIRNKNKKIKYLGIEIDKESYQKSQFLKLNTINDDFTTIKTIEESFDVIMLWEVIEHLQDLKLFIELAYEKLNKNGKIILSTPNYNKIYNYPEREKDALFQDKPPVHLNFFTKENICTIFEINHFVNCKARVKKFPYFDIKSKNFYIDFIKSIFNKYNGSTLYFVGTKA, from the coding sequence ATGAATAAATACATAGTATGTAAAGTTTGTAAAAGCGAAGTTATCTTAATTAATGAAACCTATAATTTAGGACAATGTAAAAATTGCCAACTTATTTTTTGTTTAACAATTTATTCTCAAAAAGAGTTTGTAACTATTTATGATGAATTATATAATGATGAGGATGCCGTTTACAGTAATCATTCTGTTTTAGAGTATGAAATGCTTTTAAAAAACAAAAAAATTAAAGTTGGACACCATCGATCAAGGCTTTTAAAGAAACATGTTCTCAATGGCATATGTGAATCGGTTCTTGAAATAGGAAGCGGTATAGGTCTAATTGGTTCTTATATTCGTAATAAAAATAAAAAGATTAAATATTTAGGTATTGAAATTGATAAAGAATCATATCAAAAATCTCAATTTTTAAAATTGAATACTATTAATGATGATTTTACTACTATTAAAACTATAGAAGAATCTTTTGATGTAATTATGTTGTGGGAAGTGATAGAACACTTACAAGATTTGAAATTATTTATTGAATTAGCTTATGAGAAATTAAATAAAAACGGAAAAATTATTCTTTCGACCCCTAATTACAATAAAATTTATAATTATCCAGAAAGAGAAAAGGATGCTTTATTTCAGGATAAACCACCTGTTCATTTGAACTTTTTTACAAAAGAAAATATCTGTACTATTTTTGAAATAAATCACTTTGTTAACTGTAAGGCTCGAGTAAAGAAATTTCCCTATTTCGATATAAAAAGCAAGAATTTCTATATTGATTTCATTAAATCTATATTCAATAAATATAATGGTTCTACCTTATATTTTGTAGGTACAAAAGCTTAA
- a CDS encoding MBOAT family protein, translated as MFFNSLAFAIFLPIVFLLYWFVFNKTKSSQNLLLIIASYYFYSCWDWRFLFLLVFSTFLDYYTGIQIEKSTTEKRRKFWFWLSVSVNLGFLGVFKYYNFFSASFSEMLNGVGLQTSPLLLNVILPVGISFYTFHGLSYVIDIYLKKIKAEYNFVDYSLFVSYFPLLVAGPIERATHLLPQVKIKRTFNLAQAKEGIYQIIWGLVKKVVIADTCATYANAVFDNYSSMNSLSLILGAVYFAFQIYGDFSGYSDMALGISKLFGLDLLRNFNYPYFSRDIAEFWRRWHISLSSWFRDYLYIPLGGSKGSKTMQVRNVFIIFVVSGFWHGANWTYLAWGFINALYFLPLLLLNRNRANIDEIQLKWDWDSLRTIGSMLMTFFLSTIAWVFFRAKTITDACLYLKRIIVNREFSSQYLDNERYNYELLLMVGLFVLVEWNNRTKLEPISGKYTTVKLALALLAIIAFGTYSDYKEFIYFQF; from the coding sequence ATGTTTTTCAACTCTTTGGCTTTTGCCATTTTTTTACCCATTGTTTTCCTTTTGTATTGGTTTGTTTTCAATAAAACAAAAAGCAGTCAGAACCTTTTATTGATTATTGCCAGTTATTATTTCTACTCCTGTTGGGATTGGCGTTTTTTATTTCTGTTGGTTTTCTCCACTTTTCTAGATTATTATACCGGCATTCAAATTGAAAAAAGCACTACTGAGAAAAGACGAAAGTTTTGGTTTTGGTTGAGCGTCAGCGTTAACTTAGGTTTCTTAGGAGTGTTTAAATACTATAATTTTTTTTCAGCCTCTTTTTCAGAAATGTTAAATGGTGTGGGGTTACAGACGAGCCCCTTGTTGTTGAATGTGATTTTGCCAGTGGGAATTTCCTTTTATACTTTTCACGGCTTGTCGTATGTAATTGATATTTATTTGAAAAAAATAAAAGCAGAATATAATTTTGTTGATTATTCCTTGTTTGTTAGCTACTTCCCCTTGTTGGTCGCTGGGCCTATAGAAAGAGCAACCCATTTGTTACCACAAGTAAAAATAAAAAGAACATTTAATTTGGCGCAAGCCAAAGAAGGAATTTATCAAATCATTTGGGGTTTAGTCAAGAAAGTAGTTATTGCTGATACCTGCGCGACCTATGCCAATGCTGTTTTTGATAATTACAGTTCAATGAATTCGTTGTCTCTGATTTTGGGTGCTGTTTATTTTGCATTTCAAATTTATGGTGACTTTTCGGGATATTCTGATATGGCGTTGGGGATATCAAAATTATTTGGTTTGGATTTATTACGCAATTTTAATTATCCTTATTTTTCAAGGGATATTGCTGAGTTTTGGCGCAGATGGCACATTTCGCTTTCCTCTTGGTTTCGGGATTACCTTTATATCCCGTTAGGAGGTAGTAAAGGTTCGAAAACAATGCAGGTCAGAAATGTGTTTATTATTTTTGTAGTTAGCGGCTTTTGGCATGGTGCGAATTGGACTTATTTAGCTTGGGGATTTATCAATGCTCTTTATTTTTTACCGCTTTTATTGTTGAATAGAAATCGTGCTAATATAGATGAAATTCAACTGAAATGGGATTGGGATTCCCTAAGAACAATTGGGAGTATGCTAATGACCTTTTTTTTAAGTACTATTGCCTGGGTGTTTTTTAGAGCCAAAACTATAACGGATGCTTGTTTGTATTTGAAACGAATAATAGTAAATAGAGAGTTTTCCTCACAGTACCTTGATAATGAGCGTTACAATTATGAATTGCTTCTCATGGTAGGGTTATTCGTTTTAGTAGAATGGAATAATAGAACCAAATTAGAACCTATTTCAGGAAAATACACTACCGTCAAACTGGCTTTGGCTTTACTGGCAATTATTGCATTTGGTACGTATTCAGATTATAAAGAATTTATATATTTTCAATTCTAA
- a CDS encoding polysaccharide deacetylase family protein has product MLTVCNYHYIRESYFSEYPSIFGVTPNGFKNQLKLLKKTGCFITPSQLVEDYDAVVSSKYNYFCITFDDGLKEQFEFALPILQELDIQAFFFANSINTEMQKVCTVHKIHLLRSILSPEKLMYLLKKKSTFSLNEVEIKNGEGHYRYDTPESAQLKYLLNFKIPFDIQEQIIDIVFNSYFDEEVVLNKLYMSKEELIYLGKNNNLGSHTHTHYPLGLLEIDKLRYELEHSKMYFEALVGNVITAVAYPYGTDEACTGLVAETAKKVGYLYGFTTKRGIIDRSNNKLLLNRFDCNDLIGGKSYSK; this is encoded by the coding sequence ATGTTAACAGTATGTAATTATCACTATATTAGAGAAAGTTATTTCTCAGAATACCCAAGTATTTTTGGAGTAACCCCGAATGGTTTTAAAAACCAATTAAAATTACTAAAAAAAACAGGTTGTTTTATTACTCCAAGTCAGTTGGTTGAAGATTATGATGCCGTAGTTTCTTCCAAATACAATTATTTCTGTATTACTTTTGATGATGGCTTAAAAGAACAATTTGAATTTGCATTGCCAATTCTACAAGAATTAGATATTCAAGCCTTTTTTTTTGCCAATTCTATTAATACAGAAATGCAAAAAGTTTGTACAGTTCATAAAATTCATCTTTTACGTTCAATACTTTCGCCAGAAAAATTGATGTATTTACTGAAAAAAAAAAGTACTTTTTCGTTAAATGAAGTAGAAATAAAAAATGGGGAAGGTCATTATCGCTATGATACGCCAGAATCTGCTCAATTGAAATATTTGCTTAATTTTAAAATACCATTTGATATTCAAGAGCAAATTATAGATATAGTATTTAATTCTTATTTCGATGAGGAAGTCGTCTTGAATAAGTTGTATATGTCTAAAGAAGAATTAATTTATTTAGGAAAAAACAATAATTTAGGAAGTCATACGCATACCCATTATCCATTGGGTTTATTAGAAATTGATAAGCTTCGTTATGAATTAGAGCATAGTAAAATGTACTTTGAAGCATTAGTTGGGAACGTAATTACTGCAGTGGCGTATCCTTATGGTACTGATGAAGCTTGTACGGGATTAGTTGCAGAAACTGCAAAGAAAGTTGGGTATTTGTATGGATTCACCACTAAAAGAGGAATAATTGACAGGTCAAACAACAAATTATTACTAAATAGATTTGATTGTAATGATTTAATTGGGGGTAAAAGCTATAGTAAATGA
- a CDS encoding CatB-related O-acetyltransferase → MRKFIKKVLLYFLNTVEKRENVIVSGFSSGLQNVIFEGKNVVPEGCNFSGKIKIGYATTLGSNNLLGGIISIGKYCQLGVDVAIHATNHPLSYMSTYINQNLFQGELKQLKQENKISIGHDVWIGHGVIIVGNVTIGNGAILAAGSVVTKDILPYAIVAGVPAKEIRKRFSDKVINEIETLKWWGKSEAELEEIKLLFFKDFTNKHSIYD, encoded by the coding sequence ATGCGCAAATTTATTAAAAAAGTACTGCTTTATTTTTTAAATACTGTTGAAAAACGAGAAAACGTTATTGTTTCTGGTTTTTCAAGTGGATTGCAAAATGTAATTTTTGAAGGAAAAAATGTTGTTCCCGAAGGTTGTAATTTTTCTGGAAAAATAAAGATAGGTTATGCCACTACATTAGGTTCTAATAATCTTCTAGGTGGCATAATCAGCATTGGTAAATATTGTCAATTAGGAGTTGATGTTGCTATTCATGCTACGAATCATCCCCTTTCCTATATGTCGACGTACATTAATCAAAATTTATTTCAGGGTGAGTTAAAACAATTAAAACAAGAGAATAAAATTAGCATAGGTCACGATGTTTGGATAGGACATGGGGTTATTATTGTAGGCAATGTAACCATAGGCAATGGAGCTATTTTAGCAGCAGGAAGTGTTGTAACGAAAGACATTTTACCTTATGCTATTGTGGCGGGTGTTCCCGCCAAAGAAATTAGAAAACGTTTTTCGGATAAAGTTATTAATGAAATTGAAACTTTAAAGTGGTGGGGTAAATCGGAAGCCGAATTAGAAGAGATTAAGCTACTTTTTTTCAAGGATTTTACAAACAAACATAGTATTTATGACTAA
- the neuC gene encoding UDP-N-acetylglucosamine 2-epimerase, with product MKKIVFLTGTRADFGKIKSLISILEKQPEFEVFVFVTGMHLQKEYGYTLIEIERCNFKNLHTFENHTHETTMDLTLAKTIEGLSSYCKQVNPDLIVIHGDRVETLAGAIVGSLNNILVSHIEGGEISGTVDELIRHSVSKLSHLHFVSNGEAAKRLIQMGEMESAVYTIGSPDIDILFSDKLPDLVIVKDYYEIDFDQYAIVMFHPVTTEIAAMEEYALNFVQALLADSHNYVVIFPNNDLGSTTIIKTYELLKNNNRFRIFPSLRFEYFLTLLKNSQFIIGNSSAGIREAPYYGIPIINIGTRQLNRAIHADIINVDYSQENITKALRSIDLHQTLKMDGDFGQGNSAALFLECLMKKEFWQLNHQKQFRDL from the coding sequence ATAAAAAAAATAGTATTTCTAACAGGTACTCGTGCTGATTTTGGTAAAATTAAATCTTTGATTTCAATTCTTGAAAAACAACCAGAATTTGAGGTTTTTGTATTTGTCACTGGAATGCATTTACAAAAAGAATACGGATATACGCTGATTGAAATTGAAAGATGCAATTTCAAAAACCTGCATACTTTCGAAAATCATACCCACGAGACTACCATGGATTTGACATTAGCCAAAACCATTGAAGGTTTATCCAGTTACTGTAAACAAGTAAATCCGGATTTAATCGTAATACATGGAGACCGAGTAGAAACTTTGGCAGGAGCTATTGTGGGATCTCTAAATAATATTTTGGTAAGCCATATTGAGGGAGGTGAAATTTCAGGAACCGTAGATGAACTAATTCGGCATAGTGTTAGTAAATTGAGCCACCTTCATTTTGTTTCCAATGGGGAAGCAGCCAAACGATTGATACAAATGGGAGAGATGGAATCAGCGGTTTACACCATTGGGTCTCCTGATATTGACATCCTATTTTCGGATAAATTGCCTGATTTGGTTATTGTAAAGGATTATTACGAAATCGATTTTGACCAGTACGCCATTGTTATGTTTCATCCTGTTACTACGGAAATCGCAGCGATGGAAGAATATGCGCTCAATTTTGTGCAGGCTTTGCTCGCTGACAGTCATAATTATGTCGTTATTTTTCCTAATAATGATTTAGGAAGCACAACTATAATAAAGACGTACGAACTTTTGAAAAATAACAATCGTTTTCGAATTTTTCCCTCACTGCGTTTCGAATATTTTTTGACCTTATTGAAAAACAGCCAATTCATCATTGGTAATAGTAGCGCAGGAATACGCGAAGCACCTTATTACGGGATTCCAATTATTAATATAGGAACAAGACAACTCAATAGAGCAATTCATGCTGATATTATAAACGTGGATTACAGTCAAGAAAATATCACCAAAGCATTAAGGAGCATTGATTTGCATCAGACTCTAAAAATGGACGGCGATTTTGGGCAAGGCAATAGTGCTGCTTTATTCTTAGAATGTCTTATGAAGAAGGAGTTTTGGCAATTGAACCATCAAAAACAATTTAGAGATTTATAA
- a CDS encoding beta-1,6-N-acetylglucosaminyltransferase: MQICYIILAHRYPSQLKRLVQKLTAPESFFYIHIDKNVLIDSFLSELADSPNVCFIENRREGIWGDIGTVKATISALKQVLKDKRRGYCILLSGQDYPIKSNDCIKSYLTSNFGNEFIDIFPLPTKYWSIDRMVKYKFNLSSRKQDFVLVGSILEPEFFTKKTFKKIYQSIKVGHYDSILKIFKKRRYPDYIKPFGGSQWWALTTQTTEKVIDFVVKNPDYVDYHVYSLIPDEMFFQSIIMYLVEKKNDIKIMPFLSYANWEKKNCDLPVTFTSADFEELSSQPNSKLFARKFDISIDVEILDKIDTFHSQRN, encoded by the coding sequence ATGCAAATCTGTTATATAATATTAGCTCATAGATATCCGAGTCAGTTAAAACGATTAGTTCAGAAATTAACTGCTCCTGAATCTTTTTTTTATATTCATATAGATAAAAATGTTTTAATAGATTCTTTTTTGAGTGAATTGGCTGATTCACCAAATGTATGTTTTATAGAAAACCGCAGAGAAGGAATTTGGGGAGATATCGGAACTGTTAAGGCTACAATCAGCGCTTTAAAGCAAGTATTAAAAGATAAGCGTAGAGGTTATTGTATTCTTCTAAGTGGTCAAGATTATCCAATTAAATCAAACGATTGTATTAAATCGTATTTAACATCTAATTTTGGAAATGAATTTATTGACATTTTTCCATTGCCAACAAAATATTGGTCGATAGATAGAATGGTAAAATATAAGTTTAATTTATCTTCCAGAAAACAAGATTTTGTACTTGTTGGTTCGATACTGGAACCAGAATTTTTTACAAAAAAAACATTTAAGAAAATCTATCAGTCAATTAAAGTTGGTCATTATGATTCTATATTAAAAATCTTTAAAAAAAGGAGATATCCAGACTATATTAAGCCATTTGGAGGAAGTCAATGGTGGGCTTTGACAACACAAACGACTGAAAAAGTTATCGACTTTGTTGTGAAAAATCCTGATTATGTTGACTATCATGTATATTCATTAATTCCTGATGAAATGTTTTTTCAGTCAATTATTATGTATTTAGTGGAGAAGAAAAATGATATTAAAATCATGCCATTTCTTTCGTATGCTAACTGGGAAAAAAAGAATTGTGATTTGCCAGTTACATTTACTTCTGCAGATTTTGAAGAATTAAGTTCTCAACCTAATTCTAAATTGTTTGCAAGGAAATTTGATATTAGTATTGATGTGGAGATTTTAGATAAAATAGATACCTTTCATTCTCAAAGAAATTAA
- a CDS encoding glycosyltransferase family 4 protein: MHICFLTNEYPKVGFSHGGIGSFVKTLAVALVKQGIRVSVVGMNYTANDENETSDGVTIYRLQKSKIKGLAWFYNSKAINEKIISIHKLDPIDIVETSELGLAFIKKTKNIKYIIRLHGGHHFFAEGENRGINKWKGFQEKRSFKKADAFIAVSKYVKNHTENYLSYNNKPLAYISYPINTEFFKPLKDQEVARKIVFAGTVCEKKGIRQLIQAFPLVKKQFPLATLEIYGRDWFYPDGSSYLGMLREKELPQLGEMVQDVHFHGAIAYDDIPSKYAQAEVCVFPSHMETQGLVAPEAMAMEKAVVFTKLGPGPETITDYETGLLCDPHNPKDIADKISWFFINQEKKEAVGKKASAFVIKKYGLNSIVNQNRIFFEIMLKKT; the protein is encoded by the coding sequence ATGCACATCTGTTTCCTAACAAACGAATATCCAAAAGTAGGTTTTTCCCATGGTGGAATCGGCAGTTTTGTAAAAACACTTGCAGTTGCATTAGTCAAACAAGGGATTAGAGTATCTGTTGTTGGGATGAATTATACTGCAAACGATGAAAATGAAACTAGTGATGGAGTAACTATTTATCGTCTCCAAAAGAGTAAAATAAAAGGATTGGCTTGGTTTTATAATTCAAAAGCGATTAATGAAAAGATAATAAGTATTCATAAGTTGGATCCAATAGATATTGTAGAGACATCAGAACTTGGTCTTGCTTTTATAAAAAAAACAAAAAATATAAAATACATTATCCGTCTTCATGGTGGGCATCATTTTTTTGCTGAGGGCGAAAATAGAGGAATTAACAAATGGAAAGGATTTCAAGAGAAACGTTCTTTTAAAAAAGCAGACGCTTTTATAGCGGTTTCAAAATATGTAAAGAATCATACGGAGAACTATTTGAGTTATAATAATAAACCTCTAGCCTATATTAGTTATCCTATAAATACGGAGTTTTTTAAACCGTTGAAAGACCAAGAAGTAGCAAGGAAAATTGTTTTTGCTGGAACTGTTTGTGAAAAAAAAGGAATAAGACAATTGATTCAAGCTTTTCCATTGGTAAAAAAACAATTCCCACTTGCCACATTGGAGATCTATGGAAGGGATTGGTTTTATCCTGACGGAAGTTCCTATTTAGGAATGTTAAGAGAAAAAGAACTCCCGCAATTAGGAGAGATGGTTCAAGACGTACATTTTCATGGTGCTATAGCTTATGATGATATTCCTTCAAAGTATGCACAAGCTGAGGTTTGTGTGTTTCCTTCTCATATGGAAACCCAAGGATTAGTGGCTCCAGAAGCTATGGCAATGGAGAAAGCGGTAGTTTTTACCAAGCTAGGACCAGGGCCAGAGACTATAACGGATTATGAAACGGGATTGCTTTGTGATCCGCATAATCCCAAAGATATCGCTGATAAAATCAGTTGGTTTTTCATAAACCAAGAAAAAAAGGAAGCAGTAGGAAAAAAAGCAAGTGCTTTTGTTATAAAAAAATACGGATTGAATAGTATTGTTAATCAAAATAGGATTTTTTTTGAGATAATGTTAAAAAAAACATAA
- a CDS encoding glycosyltransferase family A protein, translating to MRVGFNPNKDKIQEPNDFFHQVIIPIYIPNQEGYFKDSFQILRFCLESLFKTCHSQTYITVVNNGSCDVVVQFLQQLLSEKKIHELIHSTNIGYVNAMLKGIVGHDFQIVTTSDADVLFLNDWQKESYKLFDTFPKAGAICPTPSSKTLKFYSYNQMFDCIFSKKMKFTIVKNPNAMRNFASSIGNPNFYNEFHLNKFLTVTNNNIKAVVGAGHYIVTYKGCIFINLTEKYSGFVLGGGSDDLLDKPVVKQGYWRIATEYNYTYHMGNIIEPWMAEKFNMIEDQSNLLLEKPSLKQINQNEIANFIKEKIFMRFLIIKPVWNLFLKYKGLSNEEANHY from the coding sequence ATGCGAGTAGGATTCAACCCCAATAAAGATAAGATCCAAGAGCCTAATGATTTTTTTCATCAGGTTATCATTCCTATTTATATACCCAACCAAGAGGGGTATTTTAAGGATAGTTTTCAAATTCTGCGATTTTGTTTGGAGTCGCTTTTTAAAACTTGTCATAGTCAAACTTATATTACTGTTGTAAATAATGGAAGTTGCGATGTTGTCGTGCAATTCCTGCAGCAACTTTTGAGTGAAAAAAAAATACATGAGCTTATCCATTCTACAAATATTGGTTATGTAAATGCGATGCTTAAAGGCATTGTCGGACATGATTTTCAGATAGTTACTACAAGTGATGCTGATGTTTTGTTTTTAAATGATTGGCAAAAAGAATCTTATAAATTGTTTGATACTTTTCCAAAAGCTGGAGCCATATGTCCAACACCATCTTCAAAAACTTTGAAGTTTTATTCTTATAACCAAATGTTTGATTGTATATTCTCAAAAAAAATGAAATTTACAATTGTAAAAAACCCTAATGCTATGCGTAATTTTGCCTCAAGCATTGGGAATCCTAATTTTTATAATGAATTTCATCTGAATAAATTTTTAACAGTTACTAACAACAATATAAAAGCAGTTGTAGGTGCAGGCCATTATATAGTAACGTATAAGGGATGTATATTTATTAATCTTACAGAAAAATATTCTGGTTTTGTTTTAGGTGGAGGAAGTGATGATCTTTTGGATAAACCTGTCGTGAAACAAGGCTATTGGAGAATTGCTACAGAATATAATTACACCTACCATATGGGTAATATTATTGAACCATGGATGGCAGAAAAATTTAACATGATAGAAGATCAAAGTAATCTTTTATTAGAAAAACCAAGCTTAAAACAAATCAATCAAAATGAGATTGCTAATTTTATTAAAGAAAAGATTTTCATGAGATTTTTAATTATTAAGCCAGTTTGGAATTTGTTTTTAAAATATAAAGGATTATCAAACGAAGAAGCTAACCATTATTAA
- a CDS encoding acylneuraminate cytidylyltransferase family protein produces MTKTIAIIPARGGSKRFPQKNVHLFGGIPLLMHSINYALENSAIIDTVYVSTDDAIIKKIALDHGAKVIDRPETLSGDHEPTISALKHVLESIETAVENVVLLQATNPLRPANLLKEAFEIYKKENYDSLFSVTRNHQKLGKLVNAKFIPYNYTIGQRSQDLEPLYFENGLLYITNASLILNNVIISENAFPLEVNHVFASIDIDTPEDLEYAEYLMKKVSRLHST; encoded by the coding sequence ATGACTAAAACAATAGCCATTATACCTGCTCGAGGCGGTTCAAAACGATTTCCGCAAAAGAATGTTCATTTATTTGGAGGCATTCCTTTATTGATGCATTCCATTAATTATGCGTTAGAAAACAGTGCTATAATTGATACTGTTTATGTATCTACGGATGATGCTATAATTAAAAAAATAGCATTAGATCATGGAGCAAAAGTTATTGATAGGCCTGAAACACTTTCTGGTGATCACGAACCTACAATCTCAGCATTGAAACATGTTTTAGAATCCATTGAAACAGCTGTTGAAAATGTTGTTTTATTACAAGCTACCAATCCATTGCGTCCTGCAAATTTGCTGAAAGAAGCTTTTGAAATCTACAAAAAAGAGAATTATGACAGCTTGTTTAGTGTTACTAGAAATCATCAAAAACTCGGAAAACTCGTCAATGCTAAATTCATTCCGTACAATTACACCATTGGACAACGCAGTCAGGATTTAGAACCGCTTTATTTTGAAAACGGTTTGTTGTATATCACAAATGCATCCTTAATTTTGAACAATGTTATTATTTCGGAAAATGCTTTTCCACTTGAAGTAAATCATGTTTTTGCAAGCATAGATATCGATACTCCGGAAGATTTGGAGTATGCGGAGTATTTAATGAAAAAAGTGTCTCGACTGCACTCGACATGA
- a CDS encoding GNAT family N-acetyltransferase, with protein MITREANIEDWEKLYVFFSKIYRENHPLQNKEFWYWQYGDKQYGRSFICLSADNEIVGHVGANFGGGLAWVINVFLEESCRGKRVLTELYALARAYYPLAATAANEAGLGLYRNMRWHRHYDLVRYVKINPRFKKASFNEVSKYCNVNIDDYLNDESHYFKQPGIKGLLFEDGSRAISQNEVGGLRVIDILNLNELEKKSWELGYNWLDYISSWNDLKIKNLEKNGWVLDYKSIVPWRLNPLEENYFCDITFLSEEPLNKEFIVHRSFSDHGRIGSI; from the coding sequence ATGATAACAAGGGAAGCTAATATAGAAGATTGGGAAAAATTATATGTTTTCTTTTCGAAGATTTATAGAGAAAATCACCCTTTGCAAAACAAAGAATTTTGGTATTGGCAGTATGGTGATAAACAATATGGCCGATCATTTATATGTTTATCAGCGGATAATGAAATTGTAGGCCATGTAGGAGCAAATTTCGGAGGGGGGTTGGCTTGGGTTATCAATGTTTTTCTAGAGGAATCTTGTAGAGGGAAAAGAGTTTTAACAGAATTATATGCTTTGGCGAGAGCTTATTATCCATTAGCTGCAACGGCAGCCAATGAGGCAGGATTAGGCTTGTATAGAAATATGCGATGGCATAGACATTATGATTTAGTTAGGTATGTTAAGATTAACCCTCGTTTTAAGAAGGCTTCTTTTAATGAAGTCTCTAAATATTGTAATGTTAATATAGATGATTATTTAAATGATGAATCACATTATTTTAAACAACCAGGGATAAAAGGATTATTGTTTGAAGACGGGTCAAGGGCAATAAGCCAAAATGAAGTGGGAGGTTTAAGAGTTATAGACATTTTAAATCTGAATGAATTAGAAAAAAAATCTTGGGAATTAGGATATAATTGGTTGGATTATATTTCATCTTGGAATGATTTAAAAATTAAAAATTTAGAAAAGAATGGTTGGGTTTTAGACTATAAATCTATTGTTCCTTGGCGGTTAAATCCTCTTGAGGAAAATTATTTTTGCGATATTACTTTTCTTTCCGAAGAGCCATTAAACAAAGAATTTATAGTTCATCGTTCGTTTTCAGATCACGGAAGAATAGGAAGTATATGA